The region AAACCCAAAACCCCCGGCCCCTCATCACTGATGAACCCTCCAGAGGAGACTGATAAGGAGGGACCGCTGCCAGCTCGCTGGATTCTCTCACCTCACTCTCTCCTTAGAGAGAGTCTTTGTTTCGCCTCTTTTCTCAGAAATTTCTAGAGAGAGATAacctttgttccaatctcctctttATGCCAGAACTTCAACAGATTGAGAAACGCCAAAATACCTGAGTATGTCCCTTATTACGACAAGTCGGCTGAAGTGCCTCTCACCGCCTCGGTAAGGATGTGACTATGCAAGGTGCAAGTGGCTTGATATGTCTGCTCAAGTAGAAGGGGCTACGGAAAGTCATATCTGGCATATGAAATGTTAATTTTAGTGTAAACGGTATTGTCCCTCTGATATATGATGTATGGACAAAATTGACAGCTCGTTGTCATTGAGAAATATCCCAACGCGCTCTGACGCTGCCCAGTCAGTGCTGACTCTGCATGGAAACGCCCCTTTAAAAAATGAAAAGGAAACACAATGTTTGCTTTCCTCTTGTGTAGTGGTGGCGACTATCAATATAAAGGGATTAGCTGCTCTGTATAATCAATTTTCAAGAAGGATCATTTGCTCATTAGCTGATTAAAGAGTATTCACTTTCTGAACAGCTCCTCCGCAGGAGGCATAAAGCATTACAGGAGGCCTATTGAAAGCCTTGAGCCTTCCGTGTTGAGTCCTCCAGAGCTGGACTTGTTCTTTGTAGCCCTTCTCCGCGCTGCACTCATTATACTATAACGTCTTTTCAAGTTTCCAAGTAAAAATAATTAATTACGAAGACGGAGTACATCATGAAGGAAtttaaatcacaattttaaccctgGAGCCATCAGGGTGTAACCAACCTTATAGTCCCATCAGTATAAGATAGGAAAATACTGTATGTCCTAAAGATCTGACGCTACAAGCCATGACACGTAGGTGACCAAATTAAGAAATTAAAGTTGAGCAAGTGATCTAAAATTCTGAAAGTGAGATCAAACAATACGAAGACCAAGGTTCCTCATccagcagctcatgatccaaatgtGCCACCAGTTTCCTTCTGAGGTTGTTGGCATCTGCAGatatccttaaaggggtattccagcctAAATCGTATAAAGCATCTACAGGATACATAATAAACGGTAGATCGGCCCACCCTGATCACCAGAAAGGAAGACCACACTCTTTAATTCCCCCCAGTTCTAAAGACCGAAGACTCAAGAATTTGCCCTACCTATCCATTCAAAGTCTATGACGCTGACAGGCTGGGGCAGGCGGGTGCCCCCCATAATCAAAGGGGTTGTCCGCCTTTGGGTCcttattttttattaaatgcatATATTTGGGGCTAAAAGTAATCTCTTCAATCGGATTTCTTTACAAAATTTGCAGTTTTGCTTTCGCAGACTCGTTTTCCTGCAAGTTCTACCGTGATATGGacagtggtcataaatcagctgagaggagctcagaaaaagtcaGATAAAAGAGATACAAACTGCCCGTCAGACCTTCTTAGTAGGCCGACTGGCGGAAtcccagttaactcattctgcaacaCCGAGGCTAAAGATggcaaacagtgcaacatttttaatgaaacccaagtgaaaaaaatatatatatattttagccccaattatatgtttttaagtaaaaaaaaaaatggcaccaaaaggttGTTCTGGATTTTTATATTAAGGACCAATCCATAGAAATGGTCAGGGTCCGAAACTTCAGAATGTTTGGTCTATCTGGAAGAATGGTGGCCGGAGAAGAAAAGGTGATCGATACCATGTGAGACCATTCATGTgcgggggcttttcatccatggagggggctcactcaTGAGTTTGATCACTGCCATGAGTACAGAATGGGATCTAAacctcctccaagagcaacttctcccgatGATCCAGGAGCAATGTGGTGACGATGCTTTTTCCAGGAAGATGGAGACCATGTcataaggcaaaagtgataacttagTGACTCGgggaacaaaacattgacattttgggtccatggcccggACACTACCCAGATCTCAATCCTACTGAGAAACTGATCATTCCTCAAAAACTATCGAAtggacacagaaattgtgataactaCAAGCTCTGATTGGACAAGAAAGGGCGGTCATCAGCCGGGATTTGTCCCAGAAGCCGATATCCAGCCTCCAGGAcgaagggcagaagtctggagaaataaggctactttcacactagcgttaactgcattacgtttcaaaacgtcttttttcagaaaaaacgcatccagcaaaactttttgctggatgcgtttttttcccatagacttgtattggcgacgtatggcgacggattggcatacgtcgtgtacgttttacgacggatgcgtcgaaatttggcgacacgtcgtctcaaaaaaacgtagattgtaacgttttttgtctccgcctaaaaaacgtgtcgcgacgcatcctgcggcatacgtcgttggctgcaatggaagcctatgagcgacggatgcgtcgggacacgtcgtacgacgcaatgcagcgctgcaatacgttttttttacactgagcatgctcagaagaagtattttgttgccaattggtcagacacccccaaatctatataaacctggcctgggccttgaaccccacatatgccagcaagacacagagaagcaaagaagcctgccagcaagagccagcctgccacaagaccccagccaagcacaagaccccagccagcctgtcacaagactgcagccagcctgccacaagactccagccatcctgccacaagactccagccatcctgccacaagactccagacatcctgctacaagactccagccaccatagccagtgtgagtattgcaattttagtgtgcatctgtgtgcctgtgcatttctgtgtgtatgaggtactactgactacagcaagagcttaaaacctgaagagaacctgaggcctgccatcgtcctgcaccagccagtgccatgctagagtccagatccaccatgatgccagccactgtgaagacctgctgcttcagccaaaggattgtcagccttttgtatgtgtgtgtgtgtatgcgtcttctgattggtttcacctttctgcctttgttgtacatatgtgtatttgcataaagctatgtgcgtgcatgtgtatgtgtgcatttttggacggctgtgtgcttttgtaccatgtgcctgcaccatattatgcctttgccaattttatgcctgttcatgtgggagggtatgtgtccatgtgcaggattgcatcaggatgtggtcaggattttccatcagtatttgtacgccaaaaccaggagtgggtgataaaagcaaaagtgtgcctgttttcgtattatactttacctaatttttacactcctggttttggcttacaaatactgatgggaaatcctgcccaaattctgatgcgatcctgaatgtggacacataccatgcatgttttttgggtacgtcttgttgatggcatgtgcatttgtccatgctgtataattggttatttgcctttttctgatgtattgactgtatagtggtctgtgcagcatgtggtttaaattttttttttttttttttttttttttttttaaatctgatgtgttttttaaaaaagtctagcggtgtgcagcttgtggtttgaatgtgtgagtgtggggtttttctatttaataaaagtgttgaatttttttttattacagttataaccatttgcagttgaagtacttgtatttaaaataaagagcatgtcagctccttgtgatttttaaaaaaaaaagtgcaaaaaaaaaattataataaaatgtttattaaaaaaatgtccgtagtattatttcataaaggtaaatttaaaactggtgtatgtaccaatggttacacatgcaatacagggttggttgagggctcattttttttaataaaggttaacctgtaaagtattttttttttttttggggggggggagaggttatttattttaaataaaatgtgtcaaatatattttttcatggtgttaacattaaaaaattttgttttttgggacatggaaatgaatggtataacgtgcaactttttgggggggttttggtgttcacctgtatgaacatttctgacatcattttagtagggtgtttatcattgaacattacctagttcagggggtggtctaactatagatccattatacatataacagataaaccaggaccgcagccgctgcccaccaggacacagccgctgcccaccaggaccacagctaaagagctagaagtaagttttgaagaccccaatctgctacttcaatgtgtcgagcagattgcaagtgtgtctttaacttacagaaccaccaggacacagccgctgcccaccaggacacagccgctgcccaccaggacacagccactgcccaccaggacacagccgctgcccaccaggaccacagctaaagagctagaagtaagttttgaagaccccaatctgctacttcaatgtgtcgagcagattgcaagtgtgtctttaacttacagaaccaccaggacacagccgctgcccaccaggacacagccgctgcccaccaggacacagccactgcccaccaggacacagccgctgcccaccaggacacagccactgcccaccaggaccacaaaacgatgtcctcttctgacagccctcctccacagcaacagcgtgtatcggtaagttaacacaaaatttttttttttttttaaatttctttaaattaaatttttatggataactacatgcatacattatgtttcaacaggaagctgaatcagatgaggagctgtcagaagggggcgagacgggtggagagatgcaagtggaggaggaaccaagtgtaagtagtggtgaaacagttgcttcgcacatcacactgcaccatacacaaaacagattactaaacacctgcctaccttaactgagaatttgtttccttcatttcaggctgctgctgctgctcctgctgctgccgctgaaggctctcccagacagtcccagagtcggcggactcgtcgccacggtcggccatcagtgagttttttttttgggggggagggggattctattggtactttagtatttcagtgtactaatttgtttgttttcctttttttttttttttttgacacaggcttcacagcgtgctcccgcagaagaggaggatgatgatgatgacattgacatcgattgtctcatcgaggaggttcgcgagcgggagccgctgtggaacatggctgaccgcaggcatgctgataccggtgtcacccgtcggctctgggacgaagtgtgtcgcaacctgtttccaaggcgggagagccttcatcctcagcagcagagcaaactaggtaagtattcactttccagtgatgttttgagctgactgtaatgtattgcatttaccaatttttggttttttcttttgattcttgtcttcacagttggaaagattaggaagcggtggcggtcactgagggatcgctttaagagggaattcaatgatgagatgaaggccccgagtggctctgcaggaaggaagaggagcaaatataaatatggccaggccctctccttcctgaggcgaacaatgctaagcagagtgtaagtattctacagcccactaataaccatgttaacctgtctacttagtttgctttcagtcagggctttttcattccaatgtattaatttcatttgttttttctttcacagcaccttctccagccaccgggcgcctgcatcttcctctgcgccctctggagcgatccctcctgagtccgccactgagggccacgtcggtaggccccacacctctgtcccctcctctgacccctctgtcctctcctctgacccctctgtcccctccacttcatccgccccaagcagtggagcattattgcaggcttcattgctcgcatctgatgctgaacagttagcgttccctttaccccacccctctgatcctgccacctcgacaccaccattaggttcgtggcggcagcgccagaggggtcaggaaaggagctatgctcctgagttcttacacctgaatgcatccttccaaggctctttcaaaattttgggagagcaagtgactgctggtttcaacatggtgcaatcacgcatcagtgaaacaagccaggaaaccagcagtcgcttggataggctgcattcagctgtaagtcccgatccggccaacctttttttccaatccatgctcatgagcatggagaagctttcttttgagcaacagatgcgggtaatgaatacctgccataatgctgcactgcaggccattaatgaatcgacccacacacctcaccgcacctccactccaattccacaccaggccccatttccacaccataccccccattaccaaacccagccccaatacccacaccagcagcattaccaaacccagctccaatccccacaccagcaccattaccaaaccccacgccactcccactaccctacccagtcacaatacccgacccagtccccacaacaatcccggcccctagaccaaattacttccccaatgttttccttactgaacttttctcttccacctaccccaacaccacccccctctggtcagcctcttggtttaacccccacttccactgcaccccaaacaagtagggtttccccacctatcgacgtggtccaaccttccggcacatcctcctctcatatctccacccaacactttgaaaatttgtaaagtgtgtaaataagattctaaaaaatgttctaatttttctataaaaatgttggaaaatatatatatattttttttgcaaaacaaaaaaaaaaaaaaaaaaaaagttaaaataaaattcggattacaattctactctttgtgtgtgtgtggatttattaaggtaatataataaaaaaaggtttaataaaaacaaacaccagacatgtaaagggtataacataatggttttactagcaagaaaaccacgcttttgggcctttttttgggggggggggcagaaacactttttttacataaccaaaacacatgggaaacaggttacacatgggaaacaggttacacaatcatgtcttgccacgggatccgcccgacaggtgagacaaaataatcggcaaactggtccctcatccttgtaactgaacttgtagagcgaaccgagctgctgcggtagtcccacaaggtggtctccaactcttcatcatccaaagaaacgggctcctttgacaggacaaagttgtggagcaccacacaggctttaactacctcgtctatagttgttgttttcagcttgatagccgtcagcagaactcgccacttcgccgtcaatatgccaaaggaacactccactactcttcgtgctctagtaagccggtaattaaagacccgcttggtatggtttaagttccggctactgtacggtttcagtaggtgcagcgacagttgaaaggcttcatcacctacaaagacatattccagggctgggtcatttgttcctggcagtggtctggctggcgggaaatcgtagctctctccataaaggcaacgacccatcggagagtttttaaacacttgcgaatcgttggaccgtccatacgctccgatgtccacggcaaggaacctgcagttggcgtctgcaatagccataaggacgatggagaaatacttcttataattataatactccgatcctgttcctgccggtttcgcaatccttatgtgtttcccgtcaactgcacccacacaattagggaaattgcaaatttgctgaaactcttcagcacttcgcaaccagatttccgtggatggttgggggatatactctggttgcaaagtggtccaaacagcccgacatgtgtccttcactattccagagatagttgaaatgcccagcctgaactgataatggagcgaagtcatagattcacccgtagctaggaaactttataaaaaaaaaaaaaaaaaaaatgttaaaaattgtttgtctgtgcaattttttataatatggcactgttaattttttttaaaatgacaggagacccaataaaaccagcatgaatccggtgtaaaaaaaacagtggaatgtccgccaagaaaacccaaattacatgctgcagaaaatagtgcgcaatatgtcagcgcagtattgtctgcagcatgtaatataacattcaaaatgaccaatgacaggaaaaaagcagttgcatgtcatcaaacccaaaaaaccccaaaaaaaaaaaactgcagaaaatgcaacgcaatatttcagcgcagtattttctgcagtctgttatctaacattcaatatgagcaatgacatttaaataaagcagttgaatgtccgccaagaaaacacaaactacatgctgcagaaaatagtgcgcaatatgtcagcgcagtattgtctgcagcatgtaatataacattcaaaatgaccaatgacaggaaaaaagcagttgcatgtcatcaaacccaaaaaaaacaaaaaaaaaaaaaactgcagaaaatgcaacgcaatatttcagcacagtattttctgcagtctgttaacattcaatatcagcaatgacatttaaataaagcagttgaatgtccgccaagaaaaccaaaactacatgctgcagaaaatagtgcgcaatatgccagcgcagtattttctgcagcatgtaatataacattcaatatcagcaatgaaataaaaaaaagaggcttaccgcagggtcaccatcagccgctccgccggtgtgatggcaagcctcatccttgtatcctgtcttcggatgacatcctccagttttgcaagcaaaaaatcaaaatgttcaatcctcatccgcacgtagttgtggaatttgtgtggattgtgccgcaactccaggtacagagtggactggacaccccgggtcatccgtagttgattaatcggatgaatccacattcgtcttcgtctccgttgctgcagaagcatcctacgcctttccgctgccgcctccttctcccgcactatgatatccaggcgatttgtctcaaagataacgtcggtaaccaaactagcaatcctcccaagaacaccttccatcgctgccacaaaactaaaacccacaaagatgggctgtaaatacagtactatatagtttttcaaattttccagtagccaatcaaattttgggagcctccccttttaaaaacggatccgtcggaaaaacggatacaacggatggtaaaacgtatgcaacgtatgcaacgcatccagtattttcgacggaaacgtttagcggatttgcgacggatccgtcgaaatgctggatgcgtggcatacgtttgtcaccgtttttcaattttttgacgcatccgttttttcggcaaaaaaacggatttgcgacgtaatgcagtaaacgctagtgtgaaactagcctaagagtcAGAACTAGAAATATGGAGTCTTTACAAAAGCttcatgtatttgtcaataaacctATAAAAACTTATGGAATGTTTATACTTGTCCTTCGGTAACCATAGAAACACCCAACTACAAGATCAAAAAAACACTGGAGCAGCAAAATCAAAATTTGTGTCGGACTCAAAACTTTTTGGCCACGACTGTAGATGGTTCCATGCCAATGGGGCATCTCAGTACCCCATTCCCAGGAGTTGGACCCCCGCTGATCTCCAACTTATCCATCCTTGTGCTATTAATTGCAACCCTTTTAAATTATACTGTGTGTACCCTAGAGTGGCTGTTGAAAAATAGAAGTGatcccacaaaaaatttttttttataaacacccaAAAACACCCCCCCAAGAAACATGCCATGTATAGGGATTATTGTACCGCCGTGTAAAAGTCTTAGGTGGAGATGCCTTTTAAGTCTTAGTACGCCATAGCTGTGGATCCTCCGCTTGGGGTGAGCGGGGGACTATAATACattcatgtatatattttttttctatgagGAATCTCTACCTGTGTAATATTTCACGTGCATCATCATTCACAGCGCCCTCCGGCAGCGTGATAAATAGGTGTCTTGTGCCGTGATTGGTCGGACGGGACATATTTCATATTTCCTAACACGTATAGCTTCCACAGATATTAATAGGAAAGTGATATGTAGCAGAGGATGTCAGCAAGATTTGTGATACCAGTTCCCCCCTCGCTCCCTATGTGCTGACAGCCCTGCAGGCTACATTGCCTTCACCTAGCTACATTCATCTTTTTTGGggggcatttttttatttttatttttttttgctcccGGGAGCTGGATCTGAAGACAACCTGGCCGCAAGCACCGTGATTGTAAGCAATATCACTTGCTGTTCCTTTGACAGTATGTCCCACCCAGCgagttattcccccccccccctccaccttTCCAGTCCTCGGTCTCAAAGGAGGGGGCAGGTGCTGGAGGAATGAATAGGAGAGAATATTTTTTTGGCAGCAGTAAGTGAATTGTTTAACCCACCTTCTCCTTCACACCCCCCCCATCCCCTCCACCCCATCCGAAAACTATCGCACGCCTCCAAACATAAAGGTAAAATTAGTCCAGGGCAGGCACAAGTGCGGGGATCTGCTCATCTGCGAGGTATGGAGGCTGAAGCCACCTGTCCACGGGTGACTTTACGTCGTCTCGCCAGGCTAAAGGACAGGATGTGTGCCCAGGAGAAGGTACTGgcggttttattattattattattattattattattattacatactgGATGGGTCTGTGCTATTGAATTGCTGGAGGTGGGCATGGAGCTCCTTGGAGATTTCGGAGGCGTTCAAGAAGGCATCAGGGGAGGGAAGCAGTGTCAGACACCAGTGGCATTGTGTGGCGCTTTGCATCTGGAAGGAACAGTGACATCTCTGTAGACCGGGAAGCTCAATGGCTCTCTTTTCATCCAGAGCCTCCTTGTGCTCATCCGTAACCcatgcacttttttatttttttcccaaccCTGCAGGTAGAATGTGACCAGTAatcttcaaagaagaaaaaaaaatctcctacAGACTGACAGGTGGGGTAAGGGGCGGCCCGGAAACAGTATGAGACTGAAGCTGAGCGTGTTGGACCTGTGTCACACCGTGCTCTACGTTGGGTTGATGCTCTGCGGAGAAGGGTAAGTGCAAGACCTAGATTCAGTCATTGTAGACAGGACAGGTACATGGATCAGGTTAGCAAATGAAAGCCGCCCAAATTATTGGGGTATTGATTATAAGCGGTACATGTAATGTAAGCTGGCATAGAAGTAGTAGCTAAAGAATGAGCAAGGTGTGCCAATGTCTGCCCTCGCCCACAATGGGCAGTGTCGCCACAAGTGATGGTTTTTGTGACAAAATACCACCTGGCACCACCCCCGGAGCTGGCAAACAAACACACCTGTCTCTACAGCAACCTATTTCCCTGCCAGCAACCTGCGCTCTCATATTTTTCATTCCTCCTGGctttgtatgtatgtgtatgtgtgtatgtgcaagTCTAGAGCGGATTGTTCTCAAA is a window of Ranitomeya variabilis isolate aRanVar5 chromosome 2, aRanVar5.hap1, whole genome shotgun sequence DNA encoding:
- the LOC143805011 gene encoding uncharacterized protein LOC143805011 — translated: MSSSDSPPPQQQRVSEAESDEELSEGGETGGEMQVEEEPSAAAAAPAAAAEGSPRQSQSRRTRRHGRPSASQRAPAEEEDDDDDIDIDCLIEEVREREPLWNMADRRHADTGVTRRLWDEVCRNLFPRRESLHPQQQSKLVGKIRKRWRSLRDRFKREFNDEMKAPSGSAGRKRSKYKYGQALSFLRRTMLSRVTFSSHRAPASSSAPSGAIPPESATEGHVGRPHTSVPSSDPSVLSSDPSVPSTSSAPSSGALLQASLLASDAEQLAFPLPHPSDPATSTPPLGSWRQRQRGQERSYAPEFLHLNASFQGSFKILGEQVTAGFNMVQSRISETSQETSSRLDRLHSAVSPDPANLFFQSMLMSMEKLSFEQQMRVMNTCHNAALQAINESTHTPHRTSTPIPHQAPFPHHTPHYQTQPQYPHQQHYQTQLQSPHQHHYQTPRHSHYPTQSQYPTQSPQQSRPLDQITSPMFSLLNFSLPPTPTPPPSGQPLGLTPTSTAPQTSRVSPPIDVVQPSGTSSSHISTQHFENL